From the Leptospira montravelensis genome, one window contains:
- a CDS encoding UTP--glucose-1-phosphate uridylyltransferase: protein MEKQKSDQLIRETMKAAGLTDAFIADFITKVDAVRNGETGIVKWEEVGDLDPKTDEISLESIHSSYPTDLGLLSKLVVIKLNGGLGTSMGLDKAKSLIPIKDSMSFLAVMAKQIEYIRSEYGIDVPLLFMDSYNTQKDSQKELEKNGFKQTLRTSFLQNKVPRLDAETFAPIQNKNEKENWCPPGHGDIYFTMVQEGILDELLSKGYEIAFLSNGDNLGATVDPHIVSYLLKEDIHFAMEMTPKTLADKKGGAIYRKMVGGKFIKYELLETAQVPKEHENEFSGLGKFRTFSTNNLWINLRALKERFNQGNFSLSLIVNPKQVEGKSVIQLETAMGSAVGNFSKFKGIIIPRDRFAPVKKTEDYLIRRSDAYVLNSDFSLTMTKERKAAGLGEILVQLDETYYKKIHQFDHLFQKYPSLVHCEELKVTGEILFDIPITIKGKVLFQNVSGGLKSISSFGRNEFENETITL from the coding sequence ATGGAAAAACAGAAATCGGACCAACTGATCAGAGAAACCATGAAAGCGGCAGGCCTCACAGATGCATTCATTGCCGATTTTATCACGAAGGTGGATGCTGTGAGAAACGGCGAAACCGGAATTGTCAAATGGGAAGAAGTTGGCGATTTAGATCCAAAAACCGATGAAATTTCTTTAGAATCCATACATTCATCCTATCCTACAGATTTAGGTTTACTTTCCAAATTGGTTGTCATCAAACTCAATGGCGGACTTGGAACCAGTATGGGTTTGGACAAGGCCAAGTCCCTGATACCGATTAAGGATTCGATGTCTTTTCTTGCCGTTATGGCAAAACAAATTGAATACATCCGTTCCGAGTATGGGATAGATGTTCCTCTCCTTTTTATGGATTCTTATAATACACAAAAAGACTCACAAAAGGAATTAGAAAAAAACGGATTCAAACAAACTCTTAGAACTAGTTTTTTACAAAACAAAGTTCCAAGGTTAGATGCAGAAACATTTGCGCCCATCCAAAACAAAAATGAAAAAGAAAACTGGTGCCCACCTGGTCATGGTGATATTTATTTTACGATGGTCCAAGAAGGCATTTTGGATGAATTACTTTCTAAAGGTTATGAAATTGCCTTTCTTTCCAATGGGGACAACTTAGGTGCCACTGTTGATCCGCATATTGTTAGTTATCTATTAAAAGAAGACATTCATTTTGCAATGGAAATGACTCCTAAAACTTTAGCAGACAAAAAGGGAGGGGCCATCTACCGCAAAATGGTTGGTGGGAAATTTATAAAATATGAGTTATTAGAAACAGCTCAAGTTCCCAAAGAACATGAAAATGAGTTTAGTGGGCTAGGCAAATTTAGAACTTTTTCAACGAACAATCTCTGGATCAATCTTCGTGCCTTAAAAGAAAGATTTAACCAAGGAAACTTTTCCTTATCACTTATTGTCAATCCCAAACAAGTAGAAGGGAAATCAGTGATCCAATTAGAGACGGCTATGGGAAGTGCTGTGGGAAATTTTTCTAAATTTAAAGGAATCATCATCCCACGAGACAGGTTTGCCCCTGTTAAAAAAACTGAAGATTATTTGATTCGTCGTTCCGATGCCTATGTACTTAATTCTGACTTTTCACTCACGATGACAAAGGAAAGAAAGGCCGCAGGGCTTGGGGAAATTCTTGTCCAACTTGATGAAACCTATTATAAAAAAATACATCAATTCGATCATCTTTTCCAAAAGTATCCGTCTTTAGTGCATTGTGAAGAATTGAAAGTAACAGGTGAAATTTTATTTGATATCCCCATCACGATCAAGGGTAAAGTTCTGTTTCAGAATGTATCGGGTGGATTAAAATCCATTTCTTCATTTGGTAGAAATGAATTTGAAAACGAAACCATCACATTATGA